In Moraxella nasovis, the sequence AAGCTTGGCATTGGCTCGTTTTTGGGTTGGTGCTTTGCCTATTAGAGATATTCGTACCCACCTTTTTCTTGCTGTGGTTTGGGCTGTCGGCGATATTGGTGGCACTCATCGCATGGGTATTATCCCCATCAATGTCTGTCTTAGTTGTCTTGTGGCTTATTGTTTCTGTACTGCTCTTGTGGCTTATTGTTTCTGTACTGCTTTGTGCTACTTGGTTTGCATTCTTTAAACCCAAGATGACAAATAAAACCACGGCAGGGCTTGGGGGTAGCAGTATTATTGGTGATACAGGGGTCATCATCAATGCACAAGGTCATTTGGGCGTGGTGCAATTTGCCGTGCCAAAACTTGGGTCAAGGCAGTGGGAATGCCAAAGCGATGAGATATTGATGGTGGGTGATGGTGTACAAATCACTCAAATCATCGGCAATAAACTGATTGTACAAAAACATCTTATTGAAAAAACATCTTATCAAAACCACGCTTGATTGACATTGAATTTTAAAGTGTGTATCCCACACAAAACGTCATCGGAGTAAGCTTATGACAACAGACATCATAGATATGATATTAGGACAATTCATCGCAACGAATGTGATATTGGTTGTGCTCGTGATTTTTACTATTTTTACCATATTTAAGGGCGTGCGTCTTGTGCCACAAGGCTACAAATGGGTTGTCCAACGACTTGGCAAATACCATCGCACCTTAGAACCCGGTCTTAATTTCATCATTCCTTTTGTGGATACGGTGTCATATAAAGTTACCACCAAAGACATCGTATTAGACATTCCTAGCCAAGAAGTCATCACCAAAGACAACGTGGTCATCATCGCCAATGCCGTCGCCTACATCAGCATTATCCGCCCAGAACATGCGGTCTATGGGATAGAAAACTATCAGTACGGCATTCAAAATCTGGTACAAACATCACTACGCTCCATTGTCGGTGAGATGGATTTGGATAACGCCTTATCTAGCCGTGATCAAATCAAAGCACAGCTAAAACACGCCATCTCAGATGACATTGCCGATTGGGGCATCACCCTAAAAACCGTAGAAATCCAAGACATCAAACCATCAACCACCATGCAGTTGGCGATGGAAGAGCAAGCAGCGGCTGAACGACAACGCCGTGCCACCGTAACTCGTGCCGATGGTCAAAAACAAGCAGCAATCTTAGAAGCAGATGGACGACTTGAAGCATCTCGCCGTGATGCCGAAGCCCAAGTGGTGCTTGCTCGTGGCTCAGAAGAATCTATCCGCCTTATCAGTCAAGCTATGGACGGCAAAGAAATGCCTGTCATCTATTTGCTTGGCGAACAATACATCAAGGCAATGAATGAGATGGCTCAATCAACCAACGCCAAAACCATCGTCATACCAGCAGACATTGTCAATACCGTCAAAGGTTTGGTTGGCGATAAGCTAAAATAAACCCAGTCAGCTTAGCAAATAAAAACCGTCAAAAGACGGTTTTTATTTGTTGATTTATTCACTTACCCATATCACTCTTATGTTGTTTGCAAGGCGGTTTTGGGCAATTTTGGTTATTGCTTAATGGTTATTGACCGCCTTGTTGCTTGCTATCTTCAAGCACACGCAAATCTTTTCTTAAAATTTTGCCAACATTAGATTTTGGCAATTCATCAATAAACTCAATAAATCTTGGGCGTTTATAGCCAGTCAGATGCTCTTTTGCCCATGCCTTAATCTCTTCTTCGGTCAGACTGCTGTCTTTTTTCACGATGAACACCTTGACCGCTTCGCCACTGTGGCTGTCATCTACACCAATCACGCCACATTCCAAGACTTTGGCATGACCTGCGATACACTCTTCTACTTCGTTGGGATAGACATTAAACCCCGATACCAAAATCATGTCTTTTTTGCGATCAACGATTTTAATGAAACCATCATCGTCCATCACGCCGATGTCGCCTGTGCGAAAATAGCCGTCTTTTGTCATGGATTTTGTCGTTTCGTCTGGGCGATTATGATAGCCTGCCATCACCTGTGGGCCTTTGGCACAAATCTCGCCTGCTTCGCCAAGTGGCACTTCGCATTCGTCATCACCCAATAAGATGATGTCCGTTGATGGAAAAGGAATGCCAATTTTACCCGTGTAACCCCCCGGTGGATTGAGCGTGAGTACAGGCGATGTCTCAGATAAGCCATAGCCTTCAATAATCTCGTTGCCTGTCAGATTTTTCCAAAGATTGGCGGTGCTTGGCAGTACAGACATACCGCCACCCAACGACAGTTTTAGGTTGCTGTGGTCTAGTGCCTTAAAGCCTTCGTGATTTGCCAAGGCGTTAAATAAGGTATTGACCGCAGGGAAAAATGCTGGCTTATATTTAGCAAAGTCTTTGGTTACCGCCGCCAAATCTCTGGGGTTGGTGATAAGTAGCATGGCAAAACCCATTTTCATGCCAAGCATAGAGACGGTAAATGAAAAAATATGATACAAAGGCAATGCTGTGGCAATGTATTGATGATGAGCGTCATCATCATCGGCGAATACTTTGGTAACAAAGGTCATGCACTGCTCAATATTACACACCAAATTGGCGTGGCTTAACATCGCCCCTTTTGCCACACCTGTCGTGCCACCTGTGTACTGCAACACAGCAATATCATCAAGGCTTGGGTTTGGTCTTTGGTAGCGACTGGCAGACACACTGTCTAAGGCATCTTTAAAGCTGATATGATTGGGGATTTGCCATTTTGGCACCATTTTTTTGACATGACGCACCACTGTATTTACCAAAAATCCTTTTATGCCGAGCATATCGCCCAGTGTCGCCACAATCACGTGTTTAATACCGCTTTTGTCTTGCACTTTTTCAAAAGTATGGGCGAAATTCTCCACAATAAACAGCACGCTGGCACCACTGTCTTTGAGCTGATGTTCAAGCTCTCTTGGGGTGTATAACGGATTGACATTAACGAGCGTCAGCCCTGCTCTGATGATGGCAATCATGGCGATGGGATATTGCAAAATATTTGGCATCATCACCGCCACTTTATCGCCCTTGGTCAGCCCAAGCGACTGTAAATAAGCCGCCATCTGTCTGCTGTACAAATCCAGCTGTTTGTAGGTCATGGACGCACCCATACAGCTAAATGCCACATGATTGCCATGCTTGGCGAACGCTTCTTCAAAAACATCAATCAAAGAATGAACATGGCTTGGTATCTTCAAATCAATGTCCAATCCATATTTGGCATAAGTTTGAACCCAAGGGCGACTGGCAGGGGTGGTAAAGTGGCAATGATTCATAGTGACTTCCTTTTTTGGTCGTTTTGGCAGTTGTTTACAATATTTAGCAGGTGTTGTAGTAATCACAACATATTTATCAAAGCAAATGTGGTTTGTGCTTTATTTAGAAAACAAGTGTTTTATAAAATACACTATTTTTGGTCAATTGCCAAATGGTTTTTGTGTCAACATACCAAAACAAACCATCACAATGGCAATGCCCAACAAAAGTATTTGCCAATCTTGTACTTGACGACAATCAAACAGACAATCAACAGTTAAAATTTAAGACAACATTTAAGTAAGACAACATTTAAGACAACATTTAAGACAATCATATGAAACGACTTAACATAAAAACATTATATCAATAACATATTGATGCCCTGCCAGCCGACTTTGATACCAAGCAACAATAAAATCAGCAAAATCAGCAAGCGAAATTTGTCCGTTGGTAAATATCCGCCCACACGCCCACCCACCAAAATCCCCACAACCGACAGCACCGTCAAAAGACCAATCACACCCCACGTCGCCATTGGCACGGTCATAATAATATCTTTTAATACAATCACTTGCACAAGTTTATTGACAAAGTAACACAGATTACCCACCTTAATGATCGTCATCTTATCGTCCGTCATGGACAATAGATACATCAGTAGCACAGACGACATGGCATTGGTCGCACCGCCCACCACGCCTGCAATTAACGCCATGATAATTAGCGATGCAGTCGTATTTGGCAGGACAATCTTTTTACCCAAAAGGCTTGTGATGGCATACCACAGCACCACGACACTCAAAGCAAGCATCAGATACGCCGAATTAACCACCAAAAGCAGATACGCCCCCATCGCCGAGCCGAGTACCGAGAGCATGACTAAGGGTAGGTATTTTTTAAGATAAAAGCAAAAATTATGACAAATACCGCCATCGCCACCAAGCCATGCGACGAGATTAAGTACAGCGGTTGGCACCAAGACCAAGATGATGGCATAGGTCAGCCCATACCCACTCAACGCCCCAATGGTGATGAGCGGAAATCCCATGCCTGCAATGCCGTGTAGCACACTTGCGATGATAAATAAAGGAATGAGCCAAAGTTCAAATTTCATAGATGCTTTGCTTAGTCATTCGCCCAAATCAGAGCAAATGATGGTCTTTTGGGAGAAAATGGCGTAGTTGATGTGGTTGTTTTTTCTTGCTTTATCTTTCGTCTTGTGCTGTTGCCCGATGAGCCAATACCTGCCCCACGCACGCCACCAGTTGCTGTGCGATATTATCCTTACTCGCCTTAGATAGCACCACCTTATCTTGTTCATATTGCTTGGCAAAAAACACCGTCATGGCGTTATCATCACTGCCAAAACCGATGGATTGGTCTGATACGTCATTGACGGCTATCATGTCTAAGTTTTTGGCGACAAGTTTGCCTTTGGCATAATTTTCTGTATCAAAAGTCTCAGCAGCAAAGCCCACCATGATGGCGTGGGGGAAATTTTGACTGATGGTGGCTAAAATATCAGGATTTTTAATCAGTTCAAGTGTCAAGCTGTCTTGTCCGTCTACTTTTTTGATTTTTTGGGTAGCGACATTGGCAACTTTATAATCTGCCACAGCGGCAGTTGCAATAAAAATGGTGTCGCCGTCGTCCGTCATCGCACCTTGACAAGCGGTGAGCATCTCATCTGCCGTACCGACATTTAGGCGTGTTATGCCAATGGGTGTGGGCAGTTGTACCGATTTGCCTACAATGATGGTAACATCTGCCCCTGCACGCACGCACGCACGAGCCAAAGCAAAGCCCATTTTGCCTGTGGAATGATTGGACAAAAACCGCACAGGGTCTATCGGCTCAACCGTTGCCCCTGCGGTAATGACGACTTTTTTATCGGCAAGAAGAAGGGGTGGCGACTGCTTTGAGCTGACAAAATCCAAAATCCGCTCGCACAAGTCTTCTGGCTCAGGCAATCGCCCCACCCCCATATCCCCACACGCCTGCTCGCCACTGGCAGGCATGATGATGTGATGTCCAAACTTGATGAGCGTGTCTAGATTATTTTGTACGATTGCGTGATGGTACATCGCTTGGTTCATGGCAGGGGCAACCAAGATGGGGGCAGTCGTGGCAAGGGCGACGGTACTCACAAGATTATCCGCCAAGCCCATAGCGAGTTTGGCGATGGTATTGGCAGACGCTGGGGCAATCACCAATAAATCCGCCCATTTGGCAAGCTCGATATGCCCCATGCCACGCTCAGCAGTCTCATCAAGTAAATCGGTATGTACTTCATGCCCTGTCAATGCCTGCAACGTCAACGGCGTGATAAATTCACACGCCCCATCAGTCATCATCACACGCACATCGCACCCAGCTTTGATGAGTAGGCGAGCAAGAATGGCAGATTTGTAGGCAGAGATACCGCCTGTGATGGCAAGCAAGATATTGGCGTTTTTCATGGATAGGCTTAACATGGCTATAAAACAGCCATTATAACGCAAAAAACCATCGCAAGTAACCCCATCACGCACTGCCCATTGCACAGCCCCATTGCACAGTCCCAAGCTATCCCCAGCACCATTTAAACATTGGCTTAGATGTTGTTGGTTTAATGCAATCGGTTTAGTGCTGTTGGTTTAATGCAATTGGTTTAGATGCGATTGGTATTGATTTTTGTTGTCCAAAACACATACAAAATAAGAACAACCACCACCATCAACGGCAAAAATAATTGAGCCATAGTAATGTTGCCAGATGTTGCCAAAATATAGCCAATGGTCAAACTGGCACCTGCTTGAAATAAAGTATAACTCACCGCACTGTATTGCCCAATGATTGATGCTTGGTTGTCATCTTTGGCAAGCAAAGATAAATTCGCCCTAACCAACATTCTGACACTATTCATAAATAACCCAATAAAAAAACACATCAAAAACGACACCATCTTGATGTCAGACAACACAAATACAACATCAGCCACAATCATCAAAAACGCCATCGCCAAACATTTTTTGACACCATTTTTCAAAAAACTGCCGAAAAAGCCCCACGCCTGCACAGGCACTAGACAACCCATAATCTTGGGCGGTCCACTGCCTAATTTCTTGAAAAATGATTGGTGTTGTGATATTAAAACTGATGATATGAATGCCAAGAAACCCAAGCAAAGCACACAGCAGATAAACCGATTTACGGTCTAACTGATGATGAAAGCTGTTATGATTGGTGGTGCTGTGTTGTTTTTGAAGCTGTATTTGCTCAAACTTACCTTTTTTAACCAAAAACAAATTAAAAATACAAAAAGCAATGTCAATCAAAGCGATGATAAGCACCGCCAAAAAAAAATGTAAAATGGCTTAATAAAAATCCGCCAATCATCGCCCCAGCAAAAGCACCAATCTGAATGACTGCCTGCATATATCTTGACGCTTTATCAGCACTAACCAACTGCTTAACCACAAGGCAATTATTATAAGATTCGTAGTTGCTCAATATACTCACGCCCAAGATACCCAAACTTAATGCCATGCCGATAAACGTGTATGTATTAGGATTGATGGCAGACAACATCAGTACAAACAAATATAACACAATCCGAACTTTCATCAGCCAAGACATGGGCAATGACAGCAGATTAACTTTGGCGATTTTTTTTGATGACAAAAGGTATGATGGTGCTGATAAAAACAAGCACACTAAGCATGAGTGGATTTTTGGTGATTTGGTAAGATAGCCACATCACCATCAATAGTAGCGACATATCACTAAAATAAAAGACAATCAAACCCCCATAAAACTTTTTTTAATTTAAGTCCATATCAACTCCATATCCAATCCCCATCTCATCTTTACGTCAATCTAGCCCCACACCAATTTCCCCACCATCGCAAAGCACATCACCACAATCACAGGGCGGATAAATTTCGCCCCACCTTTGACCACCAAATGACTGCCAAGATACGCCCCAATGACCTGCCCTGCCATCATAACAAACCCAACAACCCACACCACTTGCCCGCCCAAAATAAAGAAAATCAAGCTTGCAATATTGGTGGCAAAATTTAAGAGCTTCGCCCTTGCTGTGGCAGCCACCAACTCTCGCCCACGCAAGACAACTTGTGATAAACTAAAAAACGTCCCTGTCCCCGGTCCAAAATACCCATCATAAAAGCCGACAAGGGGAGCGACTGTTTTTTCATAAACCGCTTGGCTCATGCGTGGCGTGCTTTCTAATTTGCCAAGATTTGGGCTAAATAAGGTATAAATCCCCACCCCTGCTATGACAAAGGGCAAGGCTTTACGCAAAAAATCAGGGGGCGATAATTGCACCAAAATCGTCCCCACCGCAGAACCGATGAACGCCATCATCAAAGCAGTTTTCATCATCTTGGGGTGAACCAATCCTTTTTTTATCATGGCGACACTTGCTGAGAGCGACCCTGCACAGGCTTGTAGTTTATTGGTTGCCAGGGTTGCCACAGGGTTCATGCCTGTCAGTAGCAGTGCAGGTATCGTCAACAGTCCGCCACCGCCTGCCATCGCATCAATAAATCCTGCAAATAACGCCACAAAAAAGAGCATGACAATGATATTAAACGTAAAAGACAAATCCATCTTGGGCTTTTCCACAAATAAAATGCCGATTATAATGCTTTTACAAGTAATCTTCTATGAAAAACTGATACCGACTTTAGGACATCACTACCTTAAGTAGTATAGATAAACACAAAAAAGCTTTATCCCTACCTTTTTTTATGGTAAATTGGAGTGTTTAAAAAATAATTTAATGATCGGTAGTCTACGCTTAAAAAAACCAAGGTCTATCGCTCAATTTGTGTTAATTGCACGCATCTTAGCAATACATAAATAAACCAAAGGGGAGTAAATACATGGCAATAGGTCGCATCAAGGCATTTTTTGAATTAGAGGCAGCAGGAGGCATCATTCTTGCACTAGCAGCGATGCTTGCTA encodes:
- a CDS encoding TSUP family transporter; protein product: MKFELWLIPLFIIASVLHGIAGMGFPLITIGALSGYGLTYAIILVLVPTAVLNLVAWLGGDGGICHNFCFYLKKYLPLVMLSVLGSAMGAYLLLVVNSAYLMLALSVVVLWYAITSLLGKKIVLPNTTASLIIMALIAGVVGGATNAMSSVLLMYLLSMTDDKMTIIKVGNLCYFVNKLVQVIVLKDIIMTVPMATWGVIGLLTVLSVVGILVGGRVGGYLPTDKFRLLILLILLLLGIKVGWQGINMLLI
- a CDS encoding TSUP family transporter gives rise to the protein MDLSFTFNIIVMLFFVALFAGFIDAMAGGGGLLTIPALLLTGMNPVATLATNKLQACAGSLSASVAMIKKGLVHPKMMKTALMMAFIGSAVGTILVQLSPPDFLRKALPFVIAGVGIYTLFSPNLGKLESTPRMSQAVYEKTVAPLVGFYDGYFGPGTGTFFSLSQVVLRGRELVAATARAKLLNFATNIASLIFFILGGQVVWVVGFVMMAGQVIGAYLGSHLVVKGGAKFIRPVIVVMCFAMVGKLVWG
- a CDS encoding AMP-binding protein — translated: MNHCHFTTPASRPWVQTYAKYGLDIDLKIPSHVHSLIDVFEEAFAKHGNHVAFSCMGASMTYKQLDLYSRQMAAYLQSLGLTKGDKVAVMMPNILQYPIAMIAIIRAGLTLVNVNPLYTPRELEHQLKDSGASVLFIVENFAHTFEKVQDKSGIKHVIVATLGDMLGIKGFLVNTVVRHVKKMVPKWQIPNHISFKDALDSVSASRYQRPNPSLDDIAVLQYTGGTTGVAKGAMLSHANLVCNIEQCMTFVTKVFADDDDAHHQYIATALPLYHIFSFTVSMLGMKMGFAMLLITNPRDLAAVTKDFAKYKPAFFPAVNTLFNALANHEGFKALDHSNLKLSLGGGMSVLPSTANLWKNLTGNEIIEGYGLSETSPVLTLNPPGGYTGKIGIPFPSTDIILLGDDECEVPLGEAGEICAKGPQVMAGYHNRPDETTKSMTKDGYFRTGDIGVMDDDGFIKIVDRKKDMILVSGFNVYPNEVEECIAGHAKVLECGVIGVDDSHSGEAVKVFIVKKDSSLTEEEIKAWAKEHLTGYKRPRFIEFIDELPKSNVGKILRKDLRVLEDSKQQGGQ
- a CDS encoding NfeD family protein, translating into MAIQAWHWLVFGLVLCLLEIFVPTFFLLWFGLSAILVALIAWVLSPSMSVLVVLWLIVSVLLLWLIVSVLLCATWFAFFKPKMTNKTTAGLGGSSIIGDTGVIINAQGHLGVVQFAVPKLGSRQWECQSDEILMVGDGVQITQIIGNKLIVQKHLIEKTSYQNHA
- the coaBC gene encoding bifunctional phosphopantothenoylcysteine decarboxylase/phosphopantothenate--cysteine ligase CoaBC; translation: MLSLSMKNANILLAITGGISAYKSAILARLLIKAGCDVRVMMTDGACEFITPLTLQALTGHEVHTDLLDETAERGMGHIELAKWADLLVIAPASANTIAKLAMGLADNLVSTVALATTAPILVAPAMNQAMYHHAIVQNNLDTLIKFGHHIIMPASGEQACGDMGVGRLPEPEDLCERILDFVSSKQSPPLLLADKKVVITAGATVEPIDPVRFLSNHSTGKMGFALARACVRAGADVTIIVGKSVQLPTPIGITRLNVGTADEMLTACQGAMTDDGDTIFIATAAVADYKVANVATQKIKKVDGQDSLTLELIKNPDILATISQNFPHAIMVGFAAETFDTENYAKGKLVAKNLDMIAVNDVSDQSIGFGSDDNAMTVFFAKQYEQDKVVLSKASKDNIAQQLVACVGQVLAHRATAQDER
- a CDS encoding SPFH domain-containing protein — translated: MILGQFIATNVILVVLVIFTIFTIFKGVRLVPQGYKWVVQRLGKYHRTLEPGLNFIIPFVDTVSYKVTTKDIVLDIPSQEVITKDNVVIIANAVAYISIIRPEHAVYGIENYQYGIQNLVQTSLRSIVGEMDLDNALSSRDQIKAQLKHAISDDIADWGITLKTVEIQDIKPSTTMQLAMEEQAAAERQRRATVTRADGQKQAAILEADGRLEASRRDAEAQVVLARGSEESIRLISQAMDGKEMPVIYLLGEQYIKAMNEMAQSTNAKTIVIPADIVNTVKGLVGDKLK